The following are from one region of the Streptomyces fradiae genome:
- the yaaA gene encoding peroxide stress protein YaaA, whose product MLVLLPPSEGKASSGRGAPLMPEGLSLPGLAEARAAVLDELVELCAADEEKAREVLGLSEGLRGEVAKNTELRTAGARPAGEIYTGVLYDALGLATLDAAARRRAGRSLLVFSGLWGAVRVTDRIPSYRCSMGVKLPGLGALGTHWRGAMADVLPEAAGNGLVLDLRSAAYAAAWKPKGELAARTATVRVLHAPTRKVVSHFNKATKGRIVRSLLEAGAAPAGVPELVTALRDLGYVVEETGKPGALDVLVDEIH is encoded by the coding sequence GTGCTCGTCCTGTTGCCGCCCTCCGAAGGCAAGGCCTCCTCGGGGCGCGGGGCGCCGCTCATGCCCGAGGGGTTGTCGCTGCCGGGGCTCGCGGAGGCGCGGGCGGCCGTGCTCGACGAACTGGTCGAGCTGTGCGCCGCCGACGAGGAGAAGGCGCGCGAGGTGCTCGGCCTGAGCGAGGGGCTGCGCGGCGAGGTCGCCAAGAACACCGAGCTGCGGACGGCCGGGGCGCGGCCCGCCGGCGAGATCTACACCGGGGTCCTGTACGACGCCCTCGGCCTGGCCACGCTCGACGCGGCCGCCCGCCGGCGCGCGGGGCGCTCGCTGCTCGTCTTCTCCGGGCTGTGGGGCGCGGTGCGGGTGACCGACCGGATCCCCTCGTACCGCTGCTCGATGGGGGTGAAGCTGCCGGGCCTCGGCGCGCTCGGTACGCACTGGCGCGGGGCGATGGCGGACGTCCTGCCGGAGGCGGCGGGCAACGGCCTGGTCCTGGACCTGCGCTCCGCGGCGTACGCGGCGGCGTGGAAGCCGAAGGGCGAACTGGCGGCGCGGACGGCGACGGTGCGGGTGCTGCACGCGCCGACCCGGAAGGTGGTCAGCCACTTCAACAAGGCGACGAAGGGCCGGATCGTCCGCAGTCTGCTTGAGGCGGGCGCTGCGCCGGCGGGGGTGCCGGAGCTGGTGACGGCGCTGCGGGACCTCGGGTATGTGGTGGAGGAGACGGGGAAGCCGGGCGCGCTCGACGTTCTCGTCGACGAGATCCACTGA
- the eda gene encoding bifunctional 4-hydroxy-2-oxoglutarate aldolase/2-dehydro-3-deoxy-phosphogluconate aldolase: MTSVLDLAPVAPVVPVVVIDDAADAVPLARALVAGGLPLIEVTLRTPAALDAIRAIGAEVPEAVVGAGTVVSAAGVANAAGAGARFLVSPGWTDGLLDAMRGSGVPFLPGVSTTSEVVALLERGVTDMKFFPAEAAGGVPYLRSLSGPLPQARFCPTGGVSLASAPSYLALPNVACVGGTWMLPADALAARDWARVESLAREAAALAG; the protein is encoded by the coding sequence ATGACGAGCGTGCTTGACCTTGCCCCCGTCGCCCCCGTCGTCCCGGTCGTCGTGATCGATGACGCCGCCGACGCCGTGCCGCTGGCCCGCGCCCTGGTGGCCGGCGGTCTGCCGCTGATCGAGGTGACCCTGCGCACCCCGGCCGCGCTCGACGCGATCCGGGCGATCGGCGCGGAGGTGCCGGAGGCGGTGGTCGGCGCGGGCACGGTCGTCTCCGCCGCCGGGGTCGCGAACGCGGCCGGCGCGGGCGCCCGCTTCCTGGTCAGCCCCGGCTGGACCGACGGGCTGCTCGACGCGATGCGCGGCTCGGGCGTGCCGTTCCTGCCGGGTGTGTCGACGACCTCGGAGGTGGTGGCGCTGCTCGAACGCGGGGTGACGGACATGAAGTTCTTCCCGGCGGAGGCGGCCGGCGGCGTCCCGTACCTCAGGTCGCTCTCCGGGCCGCTCCCGCAGGCCCGGTTCTGCCCGACCGGCGGCGTCTCGCTCGCCTCGGCGCCGTCCTATCTGGCCCTGCCGAACGTCGCCTGCGTCGGCGGTACGTGGATGCTGCCCGCCGACGCCCTCGCCGCCCGGGACTGGGCGCGGGTCGAGTCGCTGGCCCGCGAGGCGGCGGCGCTGGCCGGCTGA